The genomic region ACTACCGCCGCGCGGACGCGGCCGGACCCAAAGAATCGTTCTACACCATCGCCCCGGTCGAGGATCCCGATGCGCTGCGCCGGGCGTTGACCCTGGCCCTGGGCACCATCGGCCGCGTGCGCAAGCGGCGCACGCTCTACCTGGTCGGCCGCACGCGCGTGCACCTGGACCGCGTCGAAGGCCTGGGCGAGTTCCTGGAACTGGAAGTGGTGCTGCGCGACGACGAGACGGCGGAAGTGGGCGAGGCCGAGGCACACGCGCTGATGGGCGAGCTGGGCATTGCGCCGGCGCAACTGGTCGAAGGTGCGTACCTGGACCTGCTGGGCGCGGCGACGGACTGATCTCCTTGCCTCCCGGAATCGAGCGCGGGGCCCGTCGGTATCGGCATACCGGCCGGGCCCCGCGCTTTGTTGCCTTGGAAAAGACCGACTCCCGCTACGGGTAGATGGCCTGCGCCGTTCCCGCCGGCCCCGCGGCCGCCGCCGGTCCGACGCCGCCGCGAAGGCCGCCGCTGCCGCCGTTACCCGCCAGGCCCGTGGCCATGCTCGGGGCGCCCATCAGCACGGGCGCCGACGTGCCTGCCTTGTAGAGGCAGATCGACGGCCCGCCCGGTCCGCCCTGGCCGCCGCCGCCGCCACCGCCGGCGCCGCCCACTCCCCCGAAGCCGCCGCCGCCGCTGTGGTCCGCGCCGGCGCCGCCGCTGCCGCCCGTGCCACCGGCGCCGCCCTGGCCGCCGTTGCCGCCGGCACTGCCGTCGCCGCCGTGGCCGGAGGTGAATACGCAGTCCGCGCTGAAGGTCGGCGAACTGTTGTAGAGGAACACGGCCAGCGAGGCGCCGCCGCCGTCGCCGCCCTGGGCGCCGTTGCCGGCCTGGCCGCCCCCGCCGCCGCCGCCGCCGCCGCCGCCTCGGCCGGCCGAACAGCTCAGGGTCTGGTCGTAACCGCTGCCGCCGCCCCCGCCGCCGCCGCCCCCGAAGCCGGGGAAGCCGGTGGTACCGTTGCCGCCGTTGCTGCTGACCCAGGAAATGCCGAAGACGGATCCGACGGTCGAGGGGGTGCCGCTGCCGTTGCTGCCGGGATTGCCCGATGAGCCGGGGTTGCCGTTGCCGCCGGTGACGCCGAACGCCGCACAGGAGTTCGCAGCCAGGCCACCGGTGCCGCCGTTCGCGCCGCCCGATGCCGTGGCCCCCGTACTGCCGTTGCCGTTGAAGCCCCCGGTGCCGCCGCTGCCGCCGGTGCCATAGGTGGCCGCCCCGCTTCCGCCCGCGCCGCCACCGGAATTGTTGGGACTGCCGTTCTGCCCGGGATTGCCGGTGGCCCCCGCATTGCCGTTGCCGGCGGCCGAGATCGCCGCTCCGTCGGCGCCGGCGCCCGACGTGAACGCGCAGTCGTTGAACGTGAGGTCCACGCAACTGGCCAGCCACAGCCCGATCGACGGGGCGCCGGGCAGGGTCGCAGCAGGCGCGACAAAGGCGAGCCCGGTGATGGTGGCACTGCTGACGTTCAGGTGCGGCACGGCTGCGGAGGTGGCCAGCACGGTCGAGCGATCGCCGGCGCTGCGCGTCCAGTCGCTGCCGTCCAGGCCCCCGATCACCGAGACGCTGTCGCGCAAGACAACGCTCTCGTTGTAGGAGCCGGCTGCAATCAGGACCAGGGGCTTGCCGGCTTCCTGCGCCAGGTCGAATCCCCTGGTGATCGTGGCCACCGGAGCGATGCGCGAACCCGGATTGATGTCCGAGCCTGTCGCCGCCGAAACATAGATGTCTTCCACGGCCGTGAAGCGGACGACAGCCAGGCCGATGGCGCCCCGGTCGTCGGTGACACGCACCTTGACGCGATAGTCGCCGGTCGCCGCGTAGGGGTTGGAGATCGTGCTCGCCGGACCGGAGTACTCGAAGACGCCGTCATCCTCGAAATCCCATTCGTAGAGCACGATGGAACCGTCCAGGTCGCTGGCCACGCTGGTGAACGAGGCCATCAGCTGAGAGACGCTGGCGCCGTCCACGGGACTGGTGATGGACACCATCGGCGGCATGTTGTTCTCGCGCAGCAGCGTGATGCCCGCAACCTCGACGCTGTCGCCGGCCGCGGCGATGGCGCCGCCGGCGCTGCCGTCCAGCCAGCCGCCGTGC from bacterium harbors:
- a CDS encoding class IV adenylate cyclase, with the translated sequence MPRNIEIKARLGSGPALKDVEARAVALATDGPHEIIQDDTFFRCDSGRLKLRAFAGGHGELIYYRRADAAGPKESFYTIAPVEDPDALRRALTLALGTIGRVRKRRTLYLVGRTRVHLDRVEGLGEFLELEVVLRDDETAEVGEAEAHALMGELGIAPAQLVEGAYLDLLGAATD
- a CDS encoding PKD domain-containing protein encodes the protein MSTSPLLRPGRLMAPFLLAATLLLGACNTQQGVSPLPEPQRETGAVLGGAVRNLDGGAVAGVVVTAEPMQGGMAASVRARLDAQARGDDVAAAASAAGDKSGTGRRATVTDSRGWYAFAGLEPGAYLVTTEARDHQAGRATATVPELRAAALAETTFVDIALIPTGTFHGVASLQNAGNHQSTVVYCQGTSYVAVTDLNGDYVMRDVPAGAYTLIATHGGWLDGSAGGAIAAAGDSVEVAGITLLRENNMPPMVSITSPVDGASVSQLMASFTSVASDLDGSIVLYEWDFEDDGVFEYSGPASTISNPYAATGDYRVKVRVTDDRGAIGLAVVRFTAVEDIYVSAATGSDINPGSRIAPVATITRGFDLAQEAGKPLVLIAAGSYNESVVLRDSVSVIGGLDGSDWTRSAGDRSTVLATSAAVPHLNVSSATITGLAFVAPAATLPGAPSIGLWLASCVDLTFNDCAFTSGAGADGAAISAAGNGNAGATGNPGQNGSPNNSGGGAGGSGAATYGTGGSGGTGGFNGNGSTGATASGGANGGTGGLAANSCAAFGVTGGNGNPGSSGNPGSNGSGTPSTVGSVFGISWVSSNGGNGTTGFPGFGGGGGGGGGSGYDQTLSCSAGRGGGGGGGGGGGQAGNGAQGGDGGGASLAVFLYNSSPTFSADCVFTSGHGGDGSAGGNGGQGGAGGTGGSGGAGADHSGGGGFGGVGGAGGGGGGGQGGPGGPSICLYKAGTSAPVLMGAPSMATGLAGNGGSGGLRGGVGPAAAAGPAGTAQAIYP